A stretch of the Medicago truncatula cultivar Jemalong A17 chromosome 5, MtrunA17r5.0-ANR, whole genome shotgun sequence genome encodes the following:
- the LOC25480599 gene encoding uncharacterized protein encodes MARRRRVSKRVCAIRRVRASDGSAFFKCETCGMSVAIALADMHYCDSNKIQFKRLLGIVPKRTRPNIQHLMKSQPISPYRLFMESFMKGQDMENYNIELDRIGFEKWKNMSKEEKQPFVSHARELDNKHQEALKHDAIGIIKIKYGADSPLVETLYKTQMIFRESSADHSKE; translated from the exons ATGGCACGAAGAAGAAGAGTTAGCAAAAGGGTTTGCGCCATTCGTCGTGTTCGTGCTTCTGATGGAAGTGCCTTTTTCAAATG TGAAACATGTGGGATGTCTGTTGCTATTGCCTTGGCTGATATGCATTATTGTGACTCCAACAAGATTCAATTCAAAAGGTTGCTCGGAATCGTTCCCAAGCGAACTCGCCCAAACATTCAACATTTGATGAAGAGCCAACCCATTTCGCCGTATCGCCTTTTTAT GGAAAGCTTCATGAAGGGTCAAGACATGGAAAATTATAATATTGAACTTGATAGGATAGGGTTTGAAAAGTGGAAAAATATGTCAAAGGAG GAGAAGCAACCCTTTGTTTCTCATGCTAGAGAATTGGACAATAAGCACCAAGAAGCTTTGAAACACGATGCTATTGGGATCATTAAG ATAAAGTATGGAGCAGATTCACCACTGGTTGAGACTCTTTATAAG ACCCAAATGATCTTTAGGGAATCTTCAGCGGATCACTCAAAAGAATAA
- the LOC25480600 gene encoding protein BREAST CANCER SUSCEPTIBILITY 2 homolog B encodes MSMWEIFSDADADDNRYKWRQINTTSNHVMKPLAPQDEENMIDDSFGFSNSLFKTASGRKVTLSSNGLVRAKTLLGLGLQEEIIDSNNHTPKNAKNFHGFDEESPPLVSKSKNGFENKIVQIESGSGSKKAPIKFQTPQSARSFNAFEEESPHLQCMKSCKMTSAASFQSPLVGRSNSGFENIIVQPDSDSGAKQAQFKFQTAAGRSLSISSDALKRARSLLGDPDLGDFFEGEDSLFLSLDMRQISKITSSVGHQKTPESNKNHVTKSFTYPLQPSKQTEFSNKLLGHEGNGNNLIMKFDDVANESDYGCKSSNTLEVVDLTRKSSSLGTTFFDVSSTTKTTPTFNKQPAIGKRRLGLTANVSSFKKPRISKTSASGDQHVQNFHNGLSKLSSGASGCKRKVSTRYPSRNARIHIKEFFAVPPLMKKVHFPNPVRQVTSGNAGEYIFHDGSDDNGIGGEAFIHLLAQHGASLHFASKEWVLNHYKWIVWKLACYERYYPARCAGKFLTVSNVLEELKYRYEREVNHGHRSIIKKVLEGDILPSSMMILCISSIHSNHVMESGTLFQAQTGNKSREAVKVELTDGWYSINAILDAPLSKQLDAGRLFVGQKLRIWGAELCGWNGPVSPFEVSSTISLFLHINGTYRVHWSARLGFCKVAGPPLAFKCIKNNGGLIPQTLAGITHIYPILYKERCSAVVDNIVSEYQKERTSSHVYDHDDSEGAKIYMMLETAAEPEFLMADMTLEQLRSFAAYKAKLNATRQSQLESSIEKALKDSGLGNRDVTPFMKLRVVGLTYKNRQDKPKEGIITIWNPTQKQCQELAEGEAYAIAGLTPYGSDPDVLHLQTRGSTTKWLPLSSNAKEQFRSFFNSRKSIP; translated from the exons ATGAGTATGTGGGAGATATTCTCCGATGCGGATGCCGACGATAACCGTTACAAATGGCGGCAAATCAACACCACTTCGAATCATGTTATGAAACCTTTAGCCCCTCAAG atgAAGAAAACATGATAGATGATAGTTTTGGATTCTCAAATTCTCTTTTCAAGACAGCTTCAGGAAGAAAAGTTACTCTATCTTCTAATGGTCTTGTTAGAGCAAAGACGTTACTAGGATTGGGATTGCAAGAAGAAATCATTGATAGTAATAATCATACCCCTAAGAATGCCAAGAATTTTCATGGTTTTGATGAAGAATCACCTCCTTTAGTTAGCAAATCGAAGAATGGTTTTGAGAATAAAATTGTGCAGATAGAGAGTGGTAGTGGTTCTAAGAAAGCTCCGATTAAATTTCAAACTCCTCAGAGTGCAAGAAGTTTTAATGCttttgaagaagaatcaccCCATTTACAGTGTATGAAAAGTTGTAAAATGACGAGTGCCGCGTCATTTCAAAGTCCTTTAGTTGGTAGATCGAATAGTGGTTTTGAGAATATAATTGTGCAACCAGATAGTGATAGTGGTGCTAAGCAAGCTCAATTTAAATTCCAAACTGCAGCGGGGAGGTCATTATCCATTTCCAGTGATGCCTTGAAACGCGCTAGGAGCCTTCTTGGTGACCCTGATTTGGGAGATTTCTTTGAGGGAGAGGATTCACTTTTCTTGTCTTTGGATATGAGACAAATTAGCAAAATCACATCCTCTGTTGGTCATCAAAAGACACCAGAAAGCAATAAAAATCACGTGACAAAAAGTTTCACATACCCTTTGCAGCCTTCCAAACAAACAGAATTTTCAAATAAGTTGCTTGGCCATGAAGGTAATGGGAATAATTTAATCATGAAATTTGATGATGTTGCGAATGAAAGTGATTATGGCTGTAAAAGTAGCAACACTCTTGAAGTTGTTGACTTGACAAGAAAAAGTTCTTCATTGGGTACGACATTTTTTGATGTTTCCAGTACTACCAAGACAACTCCTACATTTAATAAACAACCTGCTATTGGGAAAAGGAGACTAGGATTAACTGCAAAtgtttcttctttcaaaaagcCTCGCATTTCCAAAACTTCTGCCTCTGGTGACCAACATGTCCAAAACTTTCATAATG GTTTGTCTAAATTATCATCTGGTGCTTCTGGATGCAAAAGAAAGGTTTCCACCCGATATCCATCTCGGAATGCAAGGATACACATCAAAGAATTTTTTGCAGTTCCTCCATTAATGAAAAAAGTG CATTTTCCGAACCCGGTCAGACAGGTGACATCTGGTAATGCAGGAGAGTACATATTCCATGATGGCTCCGATGATAATGGTATTGGAGGAGAAGCTTTCATCCATCTATTGGCACAACATGGGGCTTCCCTGCATTTTGCTTCAAAAGA GTGGGTATTGAATCATTACAAGTGGATTGTATGGAAACTGGCATGCTATGAGAGATACTATCCAGCTAGGTGTGCGGGAAAATTTCTGACTGTATCAAATGTGCTTGAGGAACTGAAGTACAG ATATGAAAGAGAAGTGAATCATGGCCACCGGTCTATCATCAAGAAAGTTCTTGAAGGGGATATATTGCCTTCTTCAATGATGATCCTTTGCATATCTAGCATTCACTCAAATCATGTGATGGAAAGTGGGACATTATTTCAGGCACAAACCGGGAATAAGAGCAGGGAGGCAGTAAAAGTTGAACTAACTGATGGATG GTATTCTATAAATGCCATTTTAGATGCTCCATTGTCAAAGCAACTGGATGCTGGAAGATTATTTGTAGGACAGAAGCTTCGG ATCTGGGGAGCAGAATTATGTGGCTGGAACGGGCCAGTTTCACCCTTTGAG GTGTCATCAACAATTAGCTTATTTCTTCACATAAATGGAACATATAGAGTTCATTGGTCAGCGCGGTTAGGATTTT GTAAAGTTGCCGGTCCGCCTTTGGCTTTCAAATGCATAAAAAACAATGGAGGTTTAATACCTCAGACCTTGGCAGGAATTACCCATATATATCCCATTCTTTACAAAGAAAG ATGCTCAGCTGTTGTGGATAACATTGTTTCGGAGTATCAGAAGGAAAGAACGAGTTCACATGTTTATGATCACGATGATAGTGAAGGGGCTAAGATTTATATGATGTTGGAGACAGCTGCAGAACCTGAATTCTTGATGGCGGATATGACTCTCGAGCAGCTTCGTTCTTTTGCTGCGTATAAGGCCAAATTAAAT GCAACTAGACAATCACAATTGGAAAGTTCGATTGAGAAAGCTTTGAAAGATTCTGGCTTGGGAAACCGAGATGTGACGCCATTTATGAAATTGCGGGTCGTTGGATTAACTTACAAAAATCGACAAGATAAGCCTAAGGAAGGCATAATAACAATCTGGAACCCAACACAGAAGCAG TGTCAGGAGCTGGCAGAGGGAGAAGCATATGCAATTGCAGGACTCACACCATATGGATCTGATCCGGATGTCCTTCATTTGCAGACTAGAGGATCTACTACCAAGTGGTTGCCATTATCTTCTAACGCAAAGGAACAGTTTAG GTCATTTTTCAATAGTCGGAAATCAATCCCATAG
- the LOC120580657 gene encoding uncharacterized protein produces the protein MDVNKKKENASIARLKRRYVLKSKRSKKQKIYTQGPSNPLGDITNISVKLSISRLQNINNVRTSEFNAFTSPAYTPRFTFPINTPTLPHHKSTTGSTKTSHFPISSPTLREAGSSKNNVHAKLTTVRSAKYNFSINTPNLPEDGLSNMKMKENVAPVMSPPHSFPINAPTLPHLRSSGNKMKENFTPLRGPTYHFPINTPIFTHLGSSQQKMNQNLTPVKSPTYNFPINTPTMPQPQSSQQKGKDKITPTNSTPNFMPNCTQPTSSYQVKSSTRRRPNFNQMGVNLMDRFTANTPDVPSSSTPNVEINDSSNGMQIDDDTSSIDSEELQAYIPTQDSDESDTSDTDLEDQESPFNDMRLNGTSQVGHGEYSDIGDPSIECQKCGACMWYQERKNKSRNSAQPKYNMCCSNGNVQIPFLPQPPPLLQHLMFDHSATESKKFQDNIRLYNSMFAFSSPGFKVDKGIKAGKGPPTIRIQGQACHRIGSMIPLPGKRPKFAQLYIYDTDNELKNRIQGLSNPKSVNIETAARLQQMLDEKNCHAKSFRKARDRLRNNNVQDFKLKLISDRTTDGRVYNQPTVSEVAALIVGDVDSASKRDIIMERQSGQLERIDEFHPAYLAYQYPLLFPYGEDGYRDDVLHRNVVDGCTRKREKLTIREWLSFRLQAMRMEAMTILCARRLFQQFLVDGFTMMEADRLKWLRRNQSKLRVGKYKNLNQTPSDGDDQSGKQGKRVVLPSSYVGGRRYMDQLYFDGMAISSSVGFPDLFITFTCNPNWPEIQRVVGPLHLKAHDRPDIVVRVFKIKFDELLNDLTKNHILGRVVACNKYPTPEHINKIISAEIPSPVHQKELYKLVGTHMMHGPCGLANISSPCMKKDRCSKYFPKKFQNETVVDHEGYPVYRRRDNGRHILKKGITLDNRHVVPHNPYLLMKYQAHINMEWCNQSSSIKYLFKYINKGYDRITAAVVPDKSNQGNVKDTNADEIKKYLDCRYVSPSEACWRIFAFPIHGRKPSVERLFFHLHGEQSVYFNDYEEMDEVLLKPSVTESMFTSWLECNARYPEAKSLTYSKFVSKFVYKKQQRTWKPRKKGFTIGRLMWVPPSTGEVYYLRRMLTCVKGPTSYEDIKTVNNILYDTFREACYAMGFLEDDKEYIAAIKEASVWATGVFLRILFVTLLLSASMDRPIHVWNNTWQWLSDGVLYEQRKVANNPGLNLTEEQIKNLTLTLIEKHMDKNRRSLKEFKGFPYPTGYVMEELGNRLIYDELNYDVNALKAEFETLFILLTAEQKMIYQKIITAVNSNKGGVFFLNGYGGTGKTFMWTTLAASLRMRSKIVLTVASSGIASLLLPGGRTAHSKFKIPVPTLDNSTCNIDGGSELAQLLKVANLIIWDEAPMAHRNCFEALDRTLKDIMSVTSNSNKIFGGKVVVFGGDFRQILPVVPGADRSEIVHGSISSSYIWDHCQVLTLTKNMRLQQSCKSEDPIELKKFSEWILNVGEGKIAEPNDGFAEIDIPDEFLIKDFDNPIDAIVKSTYTDFLDNYNNPDYLKQRAILASTIDVVDSINDYVLTMIPGQEKEYLSSDSIDKSEINDECQSFEILTPEFLSTLRTSGLPNHKIKLKIGTPIMLMRNLDQAEGLCNGTRLIVTRMADHIIEAKIISGKNIGNLTYIPRMNMSPSQSPWPFKLNRMQFPIILSYAMTINKSQGQSLDKVGLYLPKPVFGHGQLYVAFSRVKSKKGLKILIHDSDNKSLTSTMNVIYKEVFENLWYFFFCLLKSSRNNNQIPMQLVTCGLASYLGSVSDYVEVEPTFVQKHFNDLKDSWTILNHSDETHCLKFNKSFVNPILTKGWSALQIYHDFPDNVEILFAYYGNNLYFVEMFKEITDNTCIPPFHSRSKMPLHTIHFDNHLTEADFNNSDMVVEEDFAMFIKHNGIHNLTLCGDDGKEQYFEVYFLTDHNLTTLLGINWDKFCKSNNFKMEQKIRFKFYTSDLSKCHVYPVMIPTSFPYTLG, from the exons ATGGATGTGAACAAGAAGAAGGAAAATGCTTCTATTGCAAGGTTGAAAAGAAGATATGTCCTTAAATCTAAGaggtcaaaaaaacaaaaaatctataCTCAAGGTCCATCTAATCCTTTAGGGGATATCACTAACATATCAGTTAAACTCAGCATTAGTAGAttacaaaacataaacaatgtTAGAACTTCTGAGTTTAATGCTTTCACATCCCCTGCTTATACACCAAGATTTACTTTTCCCATCAATACCCCCACTTTGCCTCATCACAAGTCCACAACAGGTTCCACAAAAACATCCCATTTTCCCATTAGTAGTCCTACTTTGCGTGAAGCTGGATCATCTAAGAATAATGTTCACGCAAAATTAACAACTGTTAGGTCAGCAAAATACAATTTCAGCATCAATACTCCTAATTTACCTGAAGATGGATTATCTAATATGAAGATGAAGGAAAATGTTGCACCAGTTATGTCACCACCACACAGTTTTCCCATCAATGCTCCTACTTTGCCTCATCTTCGATCATCTGGAAATAAGATGAAAGAAAACTTCACACCTCTTAGGGGACCAACATACCATTTTCCAATAAATACTCCTATTTTTACTCATCTTGGTTCATCTCAACAGAAGATGAACCAAAACTTGACACCTGTAAAGTCACCTACTTACAATTTCCCAATCAATACTCCAACTATGCCTCAACCTCAATCATCTCAACAAAAGGGAAAGGATAAGATTACACCAACAAATTCTACACCTAATTTTATGCCCAACTGCACTCAGCCAACCTCCTCATATCAGGTTAAGTCCTCAAcgaggagaagacctaattttaatcaaatgggAGTGAATCTAATGGATAGATTTACTGCAAACACACCTGATGTGCCTTCTTCATCAACGCCTAATGTTGAGATTAATGACTCCAGCAATGGAATGCAGATTGATGATGATACCAGTTCTATAGATAGTGAAGAATTACAGGCATACATTCCTACACAAGATAGTGATGAAAGTGATACATCTGATACCGACCTTGAGGATCAAGAAAGCCCATTTAATGATATGAGGCTAAATGGGACTTCTCAAGTAGGTCATGGAG AATATTCTGATATTGGAGATCCATCAATCGAATGTCAAAAATGTGGAGCATGCATGTGGTATCAAGAGCGTAAAAACAAATCAAGGAATAGTGCTCAACCAAAATATAACATGTGTTGCAGCAATGGTAATGTTCAAATTCCATTTTTGCCACAGCCTCCGCCATTGCTGCAACATTTAATGTTTGATCACTCAGCCACTGAGTCAAAAAAATTTCAGGATAACATACGACTATACAATAGCATGTTTGCATTTAGTTCACCTGGCTTTAAAGTTGATAAGGGAATTAAAGCAGGAAAAGGTCCTCCTACTATAAGAATTCAAGGTCAAGCATGCCATAGGATTGGAAGTATGATTCCATTACCCGGAAAACGTCCAAAGTTTGcgcaactatatatatatgacacagacaatgaattaaaaaatagaatccAAGGTCTCAG TAATCCGAAGTCGGTGAACATTGAGACGGCTGCCAGACTACAACAAATGTTGGATGAAAAGAACTGCCATGCCAAGTCTTTTAGAAAGGCACGTGATCGACTGAGGAACAACAATGTCCAAGATTTTAAACTAAAGCTCATTTCTGATAGGACAACTGATGGAAGGGTTTATAATCAACCTACTGTATCCGAAGTGGCAGCGCTGATAGTCGGTGATGTCGACTCAGCATCAAAAAGGGATATCATAATGGAAAGGCAAAGTGGTCAGCTAGAAAGAATTGATGAATTTCACCCAGCATATCTTGCATATCAATATCCTCTACTGTTCCCTTATGGTGAGGATGGTTATAGGGATGATGTTTTACACAGAAATGTTGTCGATGGTTGTACCCGGAAAAGAGAAAAACTGACAATCAGAGAATGGTTATCATTCAGACTACAAGCAATGAGAATGGAAGCTATGACAATTTTGTGTGCAAGAAGACTATTTCAACAGTTTTTGGTTGATGGTTTTACAATGATGGAAGCTGATAGGTTGAAATGGTTGAGGAGGAATCAGTCCAAATTGAGGGTTGGAAAGTACaaaaacttgaatcaaacacCATCAGATGGAGATGACCAGTCTGGAAAACAAGGTAAGAGGGTTGTTTTACCATCAAGCTATGTTGGAGGCCGTAGATATATGGATCAACTATATTTCGATGGTATGGCCATTTCAAGTTCAGTGGGATTTCCAGATTTATTTATAACATTTACTTGCAATCCAAACTGGCCTGAAATTCAAAGAGTTGTTGGACCTCTACATCTAAAAGCACATGACCGTCCAGATATAGTAGTAAGagttttcaaaatcaaatttgacGAACTTTTGAATGATTTAACTAAAAATCATATCCTTGGCAGAGTAGTTGCATGTAA CAAATATCCTACTCCAGAGCACATTAACAAGATTATATCTGCTGAGATACCAAGTCCAGTTCACCAGAAAGAGCTATACAAGTTGGTTGGCACTCACATGATGCATGGACCGTGTGGTTTAGCAAATATCAGTTCTCCTTGCATGAAGAAAGATCGTTGTTCCAAATACTTtccaaaaaaattccaaaatgaAACTGTTGTTGACCATGAAGGGTATCCTGTTTACAGAAGAAGAGATAATGGTAGGCATATTCTGAAAAAGGGAATAACTTTAGACAATCGTCATGTTGTTCCGCACAATCCTTATCTCCTAATGAAGTATCAAGCTCATATCAATATGGAATGGTGTAACCAATCAAGTTCAATTAAATACCTTTTCAAGTATATCAACAAAGGTTATGACCGCATAACTGCAGCCGTGGTTCCCGATAAGTCAAATCAAGGTAATGTCAAGGATACTAACGCTGATGAGATCAAAAAGTACCTAGACTGTCGTTACGTATCACCAAGTGAAGCATGTTGGAGAATATTTGCTTTCCCAATTCATGGTAGGAAACCTTCTGTGGAACGattgttttttcatttgcaTGGAGAACAATCTGTGTACTTTAACGATTATGAAGAAATGGATGAAGTCCTCTTGAAGCCTTCAGTCACGGAATCAATGTTTACATCTTGGCTTGAATGCAATGCTCGATATCCGGAGGCTAAATCACTAACTTATTCTAAGTTTGTTTCAAAGTTTGTATATAAAAAGCAACAAAGAACATGGAAGCCAAGGAAGAAAGGATTCACCATTGGTAGGTTGATGTGGGTTCCTCCAAGTACCGGAGAAGTTTACTATTTGAGGAGGATGTTAACTTGTGTTAAGGGACCAACTTCTTACGAAGATATCAAAACTGTGAATAATATTCTATATGATACTTTTAGGGAAGCATGCTATGCAATGGGATTTTTGGAAGATGATAAAGAATACATAGCTGCAATCAAGGAAGCAAGTGTTTGGGCTACAGGTGTATTTCTGAGGATATTGTTTGTGACCCTTTTGCTTTCAGCTTCAATGGATAGACCAATACATGTATGGAATAATACTTGGCAATGGTTAAGCGATGGTGTCCTATATGAACAAAGAAAAGTGGCTAACAATCCAG GTCTTAATCTTACAGAAGAGCAAATCAAAAATCTCACTCTAACCTTGATTGAAAAACACATGGACAAAAATAGGAGATCACTTAAGGAATTCAAAGGCTTTCCATATCCAACTGGATATGTCATGGAAGAACTTGGCAATAGGCTAATATATGATGAACTTAACTACGATGTTAATGCATTAAAGGCTGAATTTGAAACACTGTTCATTTTACTTACAG CTGAACAGAAAATGATTTATCAGAAAATCATTACAGCAGTAAATAGTAATAAAGGTGGTGTATTTTTCTTAAACGGTTATGGCGGTACTGGGAAAACATTTATGTGGACAACCTTAGCTGCATCTTTGCGCATGAGGagtaaaattgttttaactGTTGCATCCAGTGGTATTGCTTCTCTGTTATTACCTGGAGGTCGGACAgctcattcaaaattcaaaattcctgTTCCTACACTTGATAACTCAACGTGTAACATAGACGGAGGCAGTGAACTAGCACAACTTCTCAAGGTTGCTAACTTGATCATCTGGGATGAGGCACCTATGGCGCATAGAAATTGTTTTGAAGCACTAGATAGAACACTCAAGGATATTATGTCTGtaacttcaaattcaaacaaaatcttTGGTGgaaaagttgttgtttttggaGGAGACTTCCGCCAAATCTTGCCGGTAGTACCAGGGGCAGATAGATCAGAAATTGTACATGGATCTATAAGTTCATCTTATATATGGGATCACTGCCAAGTTCTCACTCTCACCAAGAACATGCGCTTGCAACAAAGCTGCAAATCAGAGGATCCTATTGAACTTAAAAAGTTTTCTGAATGGATACTGAATGTTGGTGAAGGAAAGATAGCTGAACCAAATGATGGTTTTGCTGAGATTGACATACCAGATGAATTTTTGATCAAGGATTTTGATAATCCTATAGATGCAATTGTGAAAAGCACTTATACTGATTTCTTGGACAATTACAACAACCCTGATTACTTGAAGCAAAGGGCAATTTTGGCTTCAACAATTGATGTAGTTGATTCCATCAATGATTATGTTCTCACAATGATCCCAG GACAAGAAAAAGAATATCTGAGTTCAGATTCCATTGATAAATCAGAAATCAATGATGAATGCCAATCTTTTGAAATACTCACTCCAGAGTTTTTAAGTACCCTTAGAACATCTGGACTTCCTAACCATAAAATCAAACTCAAGATTGGTACTCCAATTATGCTTATGAGGAATTTAGATCAAGCTGAGGGATTATGCAATGGTACTAGATTAATTGTTACAAGAATGGCAGATCATATTATTGAGGCCAAAATCATTTCTGGAAAAAACATTGGAAATCTAACTTACATTCCAAGGATGAACATGTCTCCTTCACAATCTCCATGGCCTTTTAAACTTAATAGAATGCAGTTTCctataattttatcatatgcCATGACTATTAATAAATCACAAGGGCAATCTTTGGACAAAGTTGGACTTTACTTGCCAAAACCAGTTTTTGGCCATGGCCAATTGTATGTTGCATTTTCAAGAGTCAAAAGCAAGAAAGGTTTAAAGATATTAATCCATGATTCTGATAACAAGTCACTTACTTCAACAATGAATGTTATCTACAAGGAAGTTTTTGAAAATCT ATGGTACTTTTTCTTCTGTCTCCTAAAGAGTAGTAGGAACAATAATCAAATTCCAATGCAACTGGTCACATGTGGACTTGCAAGTTATTTGGGAAGTGTTTCT gACTATGTTGAAGTTGAACCAACCTTTGTTCAAAAACATTTCAATGATCTGAAGGATTCATGGACTATTTTAAATCACAGTGATGAAACACACTGCTTAAAGTTCAACAAAAGTTTTGTCAATCCTATCTTAACTAAAGGATGGTCTGCTCTTCAGATTTATCATGATTTCCCTGATAATGTTGAGATCCTGTTTGCCTATTACGGAAATAATTTGTACTTTGTGGAAATGTTCAAAGAGATCACAGATAATACCTGCATTCCACCATTTCACAGTCGCAGCAAAATGCCTCTACATACCATTCACTTTGACAATCATCTTACTGAAGCTGACTTCAATAATTCTGATATG GTGGTGGAAGAAGATTTTGCCATGTTTATAAAGCATAATGGAATCCATAATTTAACACTTTGTGGAGATGATGGCAAAGAACaatattttgaagtttattTCCTAACTGATCACAATCTTACTACTCTACTTGGCATTAACTGGGACAAATTCTGCAAgtcaaacaatttcaaaatggAGCAAAAAATCCGTTTCAAATTCTACACTTCTGATTTGTCTAAGTGTCATGTGTATCCGGTCATGATACCTACATCTTTTCCGTATACTTTGGGGTAG
- the LOC120580658 gene encoding uncharacterized protein, whose protein sequence is MALNFSSILLKLLPVDDVDMSQNASQFSQGSQLSTPTDIMSKATFLSLSEINDITNEIICVTVAEITKLNATRYGWTYDGCKECTKVVKMDDGQLKCKNAHVNQKPVPRYKVEVQVEHKGSKARFLFWDELTVSILGISATDLREQMIQAGHTNSKTYPKLLDKLVFKKKKVFKVKAHPGSNPCSIIQFSESEQLLGNLEKQFGLEEESQIKNVAGEAVLALEAVSETKDLSLIPSLSLCGENEPSFAMSTPPAKRLSQDESDSATKPGAEDIQPTQLSSTKFANNRKYPKTPKLEKK, encoded by the exons ATGGCACTCAACTTCTCTTCAATCCT ATTGAAACTTCTTCCagttgatgatgttgatatgAGTCAGAATGCATCTCAGTTTAGTCAAGGATCTCAGTTATCAACTCCAACTGATATAATGTCAAAGGCTACTTTTCTCAGTCTCTCTGAGATTAATGACATTACAAAT GAGATAATATGTGTTACTGTTGCTGAGATAACGAAACTGAATGCCACTAGATATGGATGGACTTATGATGGGTGTAAGGAATGTACCAAAGTTGTCAAGATGGATGATGGACAGTTGAAATGTAAAAATGCTCATGTTAATCAGAAGCCTGTTCCGAG GTACAAAGTTGAGGTTCAGGTTGAACATAAGGGAAGTAAGGCAAGATTTCTGTTCTGGGACGAGCTAACCGTGTCCATTTTAGGAATATCTGCTACAGACTTGAGGGAGCAGATGATTCAG GCTGGCCATACCAATTCAAAGACCTACCCTAAGCTCCTTGACAAACTGGTattcaagaagaagaaggttTTCAAGGTTAAAGCTCACCCTGGCTCAAATCCATGCTCTATTATACAGTTCAGTGAAAGTGAACAGCTGTTGGGTAATCTTGAGAAGCAATTTGGATTGGAGGAG GAGAGTCAAATTAAGAATGTTGCTGGAGAAGCAGTCCTTGCATTAGAAGCTGTTTCAGAAACCAAAGACCTATCACTCATTCCATCT CTTTCTCTATGTGGTGAAAATGAACCAAGTTTTGCTATGTCCACACCTCCTGCCAAAAGATTGTCTCAAGATGAATCTGATTCTGCTACAAAGCCTGGTGCTGAAGATATTCAGCCAACCCAACTTTCATCCACTAAGTTTGCCAACAACCGAAAGTATCCAAAGACACCTAAGCTTGAGAAGAAGTAG